The following DNA comes from Mucisphaera calidilacus.
TGCCCGAGGACATCGCGGCGGAGGAGACGGACGAGCCGCCGATCCCCGCGAGCCTGGTGCGTCGCCCCGTGGCCGAGGAGAAGGCGATCCGTGCGGCGTCGGAGCTGATCCGGGAGGCGAGGCACCCGCTGCTGCTGGTCGCTGCCGCGGCGAACCGGACGACGACCTGCAACATGCTCCGGCGGTTTGTCGAGAAGCTGGGTATCCCGTACGTGACGACGCAGATGGGCAAGGGCGTGGTGGACGAGGCTGGTCCGCTGTTCCTGGGCAATGCGGCGCTCTCGTCCGGCGACTTCGTGCACCGGGCGATCGAGCACGCCGACGTGATCATCAACGTCGGGCACGACGTGGTTGAGAAGCCGCCTTTCTTTATGAAGCCCGGCGGCCGGAAGGTGATTCATGTGAACTTCTCGTCGGCGATGGTCGACCCGGTTTACTTCCCGCAGGTGGAGGTGGTCGGGGACATCGCCAACAGCGTCTGGCAGCTCACCGAGCTGCTCGAGCCTCAGGAGCACTGGGACTTCACGCGGATGCTTGAGATCCGCACGGCGGGGGAGGCGCAGCTGGGCGAGGGATCCGATGACAGCCGATTCCCGATGTACCCGCAGCGGCTGGTCGCCGACGTGCGGAAGGTGATGCCGGGCAACGGGATCATCGCGCTGGACAACGGCGTGTACAAGATCTGGTTCGCGCGTAACTACAAAGCCCATGCGCCGAACACGGTGCTGCTGGACAACGCGTTGGCGACGATGGGCGCGGGGCTGCCCTCGGCGATGGCCGCGCGTCTGGTCTATCCGGACCGGAAGGTGATGGCGATCTGCGGCGACGGCGGGTTCATGATGAACTCGCAGGAGCTCGAGACGGCGGTCCGATTGGGGATGCAACTCGTCGTGCTGATCCTGCGTGACGATGCTTACGGCATGATCCGCTGGAAGCAGGCCCACATGGGCCTGGCGGACTACGGACTGACGTATGGCAACCCGGACTTCGTGAAGTATGCCGAGGCGTATGGTGCGCAGGGTCACCGGGTGGAGTCTGCGGACGCGTTCGTCCCTGTGCTGGAGCGTTGCCACAGCGAGCCGGGGGTGCACGTCATCGACGTGGCGGTCGACTATTCGGAGAACGACCGTATTCTCAACCACGAGATCCAGGAGCGCAGCGCCCGGGTCTAACACGACGAGACGCCTAGACGAGGTCATCATGCTCCAGGACGCCTATC
Coding sequences within:
- a CDS encoding acetolactate synthase large subunit, which codes for MKASDLFVEALEREGVKHVFGIPGEENLDLLDSLSRSSIELVLTRHEQAAGFMASTYGRLTGKAGVCMATLGPGATNFVTAAAYAQLGGMPMLMITGQKPIKTSKQGQFQIVEIVDMMDPLTKYTRQLVSGSNIPSRVREAFRVAQEEKPGAVHLELPEDIAAEETDEPPIPASLVRRPVAEEKAIRAASELIREARHPLLLVAAAANRTTTCNMLRRFVEKLGIPYVTTQMGKGVVDEAGPLFLGNAALSSGDFVHRAIEHADVIINVGHDVVEKPPFFMKPGGRKVIHVNFSSAMVDPVYFPQVEVVGDIANSVWQLTELLEPQEHWDFTRMLEIRTAGEAQLGEGSDDSRFPMYPQRLVADVRKVMPGNGIIALDNGVYKIWFARNYKAHAPNTVLLDNALATMGAGLPSAMAARLVYPDRKVMAICGDGGFMMNSQELETAVRLGMQLVVLILRDDAYGMIRWKQAHMGLADYGLTYGNPDFVKYAEAYGAQGHRVESADAFVPVLERCHSEPGVHVIDVAVDYSENDRILNHEIQERSARV